The nucleotide window GCTTGATGAAATTCTGGTTCCGGTTTTCAGGAAACTTGAACACCATTACATCACCGCGCTCCGGTGTGCCAGTCTCGATAATCTTGGTATTGGTCACCGGCAGCCGCAGGCCATAGGCAAACTTGTTAACCAGGATAAAGTCATTGACCTGCAAAGTCGGCAGCATGGAACCAGACGGAATAGTAAAAGGCTCGACCACAAAGGACCGGATCACCAGCACGATAAAGAAAACAGAAATCAGTGAATTCGAGGTTTCAACGGCACTACCAACCGCCCCTCCTTTCTGCTTCAGCTTGAACGCCCGGTCCACACACCACACGACCACAGTGACCAACAGCGCCAGAGACAGCCAGAAGCCAATATCAATATCCATCAATCATCCACCCTGAGTACCGCAAGGAAGGCTTCCTGTGGGATCTCCACGTTGCCCACCTGCTTCATCCGTTTTTTGCCTTCTTTCTGCTTTTGCAGCAGTTTCTTCTTACGGGATACGTCGCCGCCATAACACTTCGCGGTCACATTCTTGCGCAAGGCCTTCACGGTCTGACGAGCGATAATCTTGCTACCGATGGCGGACTGGATAGCCACATCAAACATCTGCCGTGGCACCAGCTCTTTCATTTTTTCGCACAGTGCCCGGCCACGATAGGCAGACTGGTCCAGATGGCAAATCATGGCCAGAGCGTCCACCTTGTCACCATTGATCAGCACATCGACGCGAACCAGCTTGGTGGGCTCAAAACGCTCGAAGGCGTAATCCATGGAAGCAAAGCCACGGCTCACGGACTTGATTCGGTCGAAGAAGTCGAGCACCACTTCCGCCATGGGAATGTCATAGGTCAGGGCAACCTGCTTGCCCAGGTACTGCATATTGATCTGGGTGCCACGACGCTCTACGCACAAGGAGATCACATTGCCCACGAACTCCTGTGGCACCAGGATATTCACACGGGCGATGGGTTCGCGGAACTCTTCAATCTTGTTGCCTTCCGGCAGCTTGGAGGGGTTGTCCACATACACGGTCTGCCCATCGGAGAGCAGCAACTCATACACTACCGTAGGTGCCGTGGTGATCAGATCAAGGTCGTATTCCCGCTCCAGCCGCTCCTGAATAATCTCCATGTGAAGCATTCCGAGGAAGCCAACCCGGAAACCAAAGCCCAGAGCATCAGAGGTCTCAGGCTCGTAGAAGAGAGACGCATCATTCAACGTCAGCTTGGCCAGCGCATCACGGAAGTCTTCATAGTCATCCGCACTCACCGGGAACATACCCGCATAGACTTGCGGCTTGACCTTCTTGAACCCCGGCAGGGCAGCCACATTGGGCGTTTTGGCCAAGGTCAGGGTATCCCCCACCGGGGCACCGTGAATATCCTTGATGCTGCCGCTCACCCAGCCCACTTCACCCGCTTCCAGGTGCTTGGTCTCGGTACGCTTGGGAGTAAAAATGCCCAGCTGGTCGACCACATGGGTCTGGCCAGTGGATTTGACCAGGATCTTGTCACCTTTCTTCAGAACACCGTGCTTCACCCGGACCAGGGAGATGACCCCCAGGTAGTTATCAAACCAGGAATCAATGATCAGCGCCTGCAGATCACCATCACGATTCCCTTCCGGGGCGGGGATTCGCTCCACCAACTGTTCGAGCAAGTCGTCAATACCAACGCCGGTCTTGGCGGACACCCGGCAGGCGTCCGTTGCATCGAGGCCAATGATCTCTTCAATTTCGTTGATCACCGCTTCCGGCTCTGCCTGGGGCAGATCAATCTTGTTCAGTACCGGCAGCACTTCCAGGTCCTGCTCAATGGCGGTGTAGCAGTTAGCCACCGATTGCGCTTCCACACCCTGCGCCGCATCCACTACCAGCAAGGCACCTTCACAGGCGGACAGTGAACGGGATACCTCGTAGGAGAAATCCACGTGTCCGGGAGTATCAATGAAGTTCAGCTGATAGGTTTCACCATCCCTGGCCTTGTAGTAGAGCGTTACGCTCTGGGCCTTGATGGTGATGCCACGCTCTCGCTCCAGCTCCATGGAATCCAGCACCTGTTCCTTGAGCTCACGCTCGGACAGCCCGCCGCAGACCTGGATAAAGCGGTCCGCCAGGGTGGATTTGCCATGATCGATATGAGCGATGATGGAGAAGTTGCGAATATTCGTGATGTCAGTCATAGGGCCTGTAAGCAATCAGTCGCTGCCGCACCGGCCCAGGGAATCAGGGCCTTGAACCACCGAACCATCGATGGCACCGGAAATCAGAAAACGGCAAACAAGGGCCGCGATTCTAGCGGATAACGGGGGGTAGTTGCACGACGCAGCCGCGCTGCGCCGTGAAAATATGCCCAAGAGGCCCTTATTTGAGCTTGAGGGCAAGGAACCGTGGGTTACCGTCCCGATTGATGAGCGCAGCCACCGTACCGGATTCCGGTAAAGCCGCCACCGCCTCAGCAAACGTTTCAGGACTATCAATGGGGACATTATTGAGGGTAACGAGCACGTCACCGGATTCAATCCCCGCCAGCCTGGCTGGCCCTTCTTTTACCTCGGTGACCACAACACCGGCCTTAAGGTCCAGTTTTGACAGCTCTACCTCAGAGGCAGCCCGGACCTGCACACCCAGCGCATCGGCCCCATCCTGACCCGGAATAATGCCTTGCATGGCCAGGGAAGGATCATCCGGCAACAGCCCAATCGTCACAGTCAGGGACTTTTCCTGCCCATCACGAATCACTGTCAGCTCCGCATCCTCACCCGGTTTGACCAGCCCGACCCAGCGAGGCAACTCAGAGGACCGATAAATTGCCTCATCGTTGAATTCGGTAATGATGTCACCTGGCTGAACACCCGCCTGCTCCGCTGGTGAGCCCTTGAGCACCTGGGATACCAGGGCACCGCGGGGCTGATCCAGACCAAAAGACTGGGCCAGATCACGATCCACCTCCTGAATCAGCACACCCAGCCAGCCGCGGCTGACCTTGCCATGCTCCTTGAGCTGGGATACCACATCCATGGCCATATCGATGGGGATGGCAAAGCTCACACCCATATAGCCGCCCGAGCGGCTGAAAATCTGGGAGTTGATACCCACCACCTCACCCCGGAGATTGAACAGCGGTCCACCACTATTACCCGGGTTAATGGCCACATCGGTCTGAATAAACGGCACATAGCTGTCGCTGGGCAGACTGCGTCCCTTGGCACTCACGATGCCCGCCGTCACGCTACTATCGAAACCGAAGGGGGCGCCAATAGCCAAAACCCACTCCCCCACTTTAAGGCCGGCAGAAGAGCCGATATCCACCACGGGAAGGTCTTCTGCCTCTACCTTGAGCAAGGCAATGTCACTTTGCTCGTCAGCACCAATCAACTCGGCCTTAAGCTCTCGGCGGTCCTGAAGACGAACCATGATTTCATCGGCTTCGGCCACCACATGATGGTTGGTCAGCACGTAGCCATCAGAAGAAATCAGGAAACCTGACCCCAGCGAACGAGCCTCTCGCTCCTGGGGAACCTGAGGCATACCCTCACCGCCAAACTGCTCGAAAAATCGGCGGAAGAACTCGGGAATCTGATCCATCTGCTCTTTCAGTTCAGCCTGATCCTGATGCGTCACAGTACTGATATTCACCACAGCGGGACCTTCTTTCTCCACCAGCAAGGTAAAATCAGGAAGCCCGGTAACCAGTGGTTCAGGTCGATCAGGAGTAGATGTTGAATCGGAGCAGCCCGCTAGAAAACCGATAACCACCAACAGCCAAAATGTAGTCAGGGTTGGCAATCTTCGCATGGAGTTCTCCTTATTTTTTTGCCGGTTGAACCTGGATCACCTGGCAGCCATCATCCCCCGATGACACCAAGGCAGGTTGATATGCCTGATTATGGCCACTTCGCCGGCTTAAAACACGGTTAATCACAAAACCAGCCAGAAGCCCACCCACCCCAAGCACGGCAGAGGCATCAAAGGCGGTCACTGAGAGCGATGAGCCGATCAGGGCGCCAAGGAAAAGTAACAGAAGTGGAAGGCCATACACCCATAATGCTCCGCGCATCAGGGCTCCTTCCGGCAGGCCCAGAGTAACGGGGTCACCCACCTGGTATCTGGAAGAGTCCGATATCGGGACTCGCAATCGCGCACGCTGGCCAGATTGCTGTTGATTGATCATGTGGTGCCCACAGGCAGACTTTGCCTGGCAGGCACCGCAGGTAGAGGCACGCACGGTCTCAACCCAGAGCGCATCTGGAGCGACCGCGACGACCACGCCCTGCTCATATAACATCAGTGGCGCGCGTCCCGGACGCTAATTCCCTCAATCACACGCTCTGCAGTAGCCTGGGGGACCTCACCGACCAACGTAATCAGATAGGCACCACTGGGCGCAGTCAGGCGCCGGCTTACCGCCACTGTGGGCCCAACACGGCTTACCCCTTCTTCAACAGCCCCCTTTCCTACCGCTTCCACAAACACGGTAAAGGCCGCCAAGCCATCGGAGTACCCCTGGGCCGCAACCGGTTGTCGCCTGCCATCGGCGCTGCGCCAATCCTGATCGGCAGCCTCGAAGCCCGCAGGTAGCCATTCAGCTTCAACACTCATCAAAGTGGATTGGTGATCTTCGGAAAGCGGCTGCAACTCGCTTTCACGCAAACTCTCGGGAATCTCAAAGTGGGACAGCGTCAGATTCGGTTCCAGATCCAGGCTGACAAACTCAACCCGCTCAAGCGCCACACCGCTGCCATCCACCACTTCTGACTTGAGCAGAAGGCTGGATTCATTATCCATCCACAGGCGGTAGCCGTAACGGTGAGTATCCAGTGGCGCCACGCGTAGCTGGGTAACATGACGACCTGCAACCCTGCCATCACCATCGACCAGAATGTTGTATTGGGCAGGCACATCCTCCGTCAGTCGCTGTGCAAGGATCATAGGGCCGGCCTGGCTTTTTTGCATGCGGGTGAGACTACGGTCCGGATGCACGCAGATCACTTCATCGCCACGGCGAAGCACTTCCACCAAGCGGCCATCAAGGTGCGTAAGCCTTTGATATTCTTCGCCGTTTATCACGGCATGGCTCACTTCCATTGTGCTTACTTCAGCACCAAACTGGTAGAGAAAACGGCCACTGTAGTCAAGAGAACGATTGGCCTGAGACATGGCCTGAAGGTGGGCATGCGCCTGCGAATCTTCCGCAAGCGCAGCTACAGGAGCGAAAAGGGTCAGGGAAAGAGCAAGGGCACGCAACTTCATCCGCTATTTGGCCCCGCTACGCGCATCCATACTGACCAGGCGTGCCAGTGGCATCATTCCCTGACCACTATTGCGTGCGGCAAAGTCACTATGGCGCAACAGCATCTCGTTAACGCGTGGCGAAGCGGATACCGGCGCTACCGTCGTGTTACTGGCACCAAAAGACTGGGAGACCAGAGACGCTTCAGCGAAGGGTCGGCTGAAACGGGAATCCTGGGCGGCCGCCAGCGCAGGCGCAGCATCACCTGTACCGGTGAAATTACCTTCCCAGGTCTGCCACCCTATAACGGTAGCCGCAGCCACAGAGGCAGCCACCGCCAGACGGGCCATACTGCCCAGCCACGCAGGCCGTTTGGCAGGCGCACCTTCTGCAGTCAGCGCCGCAGACAACCGGGCGTTGAAATCCGTTGGCACGACCATGGAAGGTTGACCGTGCATCACATCCTGAGCCAGCTGCCAACGCGACAGTGTTTCCAGTTCTGCATCGTCAATATCACGCATGACTCGACGGGTTTCCAGCTCGCTGGTTTCCCCGTCAAGGAATGCGGACAACGTTTCCAAATCCCTGTTCATAGACTCACCCTTTATCGCCTCGCTGCGTGCCCAACAAGGGCCGAACAGCTGTATCAATCGCTTCCCGAGCCCGGAAGATGCGCGAACGCACCGTGCCAACCGGACA belongs to Alcanivorax sediminis and includes:
- a CDS encoding MucB/RseB C-terminal domain-containing protein, giving the protein MKLRALALSLTLFAPVAALAEDSQAHAHLQAMSQANRSLDYSGRFLYQFGAEVSTMEVSHAVINGEEYQRLTHLDGRLVEVLRRGDEVICVHPDRSLTRMQKSQAGPMILAQRLTEDVPAQYNILVDGDGRVAGRHVTQLRVAPLDTHRYGYRLWMDNESSLLLKSEVVDGSGVALERVEFVSLDLEPNLTLSHFEIPESLRESELQPLSEDHQSTLMSVEAEWLPAGFEAADQDWRSADGRRQPVAAQGYSDGLAAFTVFVEAVGKGAVEEGVSRVGPTVAVSRRLTAPSGAYLITLVGEVPQATAERVIEGISVRDARH
- a CDS encoding SoxR reducing system RseC family protein, which produces MLYEQGVVVAVAPDALWVETVRASTCGACQAKSACGHHMINQQQSGQRARLRVPISDSSRYQVGDPVTLGLPEGALMRGALWVYGLPLLLLFLGALIGSSLSVTAFDASAVLGVGGLLAGFVINRVLSRRSGHNQAYQPALVSSGDDGCQVIQVQPAKK
- a CDS encoding sigma-E factor negative regulatory protein; protein product: MNRDLETLSAFLDGETSELETRRVMRDIDDAELETLSRWQLAQDVMHGQPSMVVPTDFNARLSAALTAEGAPAKRPAWLGSMARLAVAASVAAATVIGWQTWEGNFTGTGDAAPALAAAQDSRFSRPFAEASLVSQSFGASNTTVAPVSASPRVNEMLLRHSDFAARNSGQGMMPLARLVSMDARSGAK
- the lepA gene encoding translation elongation factor 4, with the translated sequence MTDITNIRNFSIIAHIDHGKSTLADRFIQVCGGLSERELKEQVLDSMELERERGITIKAQSVTLYYKARDGETYQLNFIDTPGHVDFSYEVSRSLSACEGALLVVDAAQGVEAQSVANCYTAIEQDLEVLPVLNKIDLPQAEPEAVINEIEEIIGLDATDACRVSAKTGVGIDDLLEQLVERIPAPEGNRDGDLQALIIDSWFDNYLGVISLVRVKHGVLKKGDKILVKSTGQTHVVDQLGIFTPKRTETKHLEAGEVGWVSGSIKDIHGAPVGDTLTLAKTPNVAALPGFKKVKPQVYAGMFPVSADDYEDFRDALAKLTLNDASLFYEPETSDALGFGFRVGFLGMLHMEIIQERLEREYDLDLITTAPTVVYELLLSDGQTVYVDNPSKLPEGNKIEEFREPIARVNILVPQEFVGNVISLCVERRGTQINMQYLGKQVALTYDIPMAEVVLDFFDRIKSVSRGFASMDYAFERFEPTKLVRVDVLINGDKVDALAMICHLDQSAYRGRALCEKMKELVPRQMFDVAIQSAIGSKIIARQTVKALRKNVTAKCYGGDVSRKKKLLQKQKEGKKRMKQVGNVEIPQEAFLAVLRVDD
- a CDS encoding DegQ family serine endoprotease is translated as MRRLPTLTTFWLLVVIGFLAGCSDSTSTPDRPEPLVTGLPDFTLLVEKEGPAVVNISTVTHQDQAELKEQMDQIPEFFRRFFEQFGGEGMPQVPQEREARSLGSGFLISSDGYVLTNHHVVAEADEIMVRLQDRRELKAELIGADEQSDIALLKVEAEDLPVVDIGSSAGLKVGEWVLAIGAPFGFDSSVTAGIVSAKGRSLPSDSYVPFIQTDVAINPGNSGGPLFNLRGEVVGINSQIFSRSGGYMGVSFAIPIDMAMDVVSQLKEHGKVSRGWLGVLIQEVDRDLAQSFGLDQPRGALVSQVLKGSPAEQAGVQPGDIITEFNDEAIYRSSELPRWVGLVKPGEDAELTVIRDGQEKSLTVTIGLLPDDPSLAMQGIIPGQDGADALGVQVRAASEVELSKLDLKAGVVVTEVKEGPARLAGIESGDVLVTLNNVPIDSPETFAEAVAALPESGTVAALINRDGNPRFLALKLK